Proteins encoded together in one Micromonospora kangleipakensis window:
- a CDS encoding O-methyltransferase produces the protein MSTKPLPLTPELHAYLVAHGSAPDEIVRELAEETRAALPAQADMQVAPEQAAFLTFLTRLLGVRQAVEVGTFTGLSSLAIARGLADGGRLTCFDISEEYTGIARRYWTRAGVDDRIDLRIGPAGETLRELPRERYLDFAFIDADKVGYPIYWDELVPRMRPGAVIAVDNTLRGGRVLAPQNADDRAIAAFNDEVLADVRVEPVMLPIADGVTLARVR, from the coding sequence ATGAGCACGAAGCCGCTGCCGCTGACCCCGGAACTGCACGCCTACCTCGTCGCGCACGGGTCCGCCCCGGACGAGATCGTCCGTGAGCTGGCCGAGGAGACCCGGGCGGCGCTGCCAGCCCAGGCGGACATGCAGGTCGCGCCGGAGCAGGCCGCGTTCCTGACCTTCCTCACCCGACTCCTCGGGGTTCGGCAGGCGGTGGAGGTGGGCACCTTCACCGGCCTCTCCTCGCTGGCGATCGCGCGAGGGCTGGCCGACGGTGGCCGGCTCACCTGCTTCGACATTTCGGAGGAGTACACCGGCATCGCCCGCCGCTACTGGACCCGGGCGGGGGTGGACGACCGGATCGACCTACGGATCGGGCCGGCCGGGGAGACGCTGCGGGAGCTGCCCCGCGAGCGGTACCTGGACTTCGCGTTCATCGACGCGGACAAGGTCGGCTACCCGATCTACTGGGACGAGCTGGTGCCGCGGATGCGTCCAGGCGCGGTGATCGCGGTGGACAACACGCTGCGCGGCGGCCGGGTGCTCGCCCCGCAGAACGCCGACGACCGGGCGATCGCCGCGTTCAACGACGAGGTCCTCGCCGACGTCCGGGTGGAGCCGGTGATGCTGCCGATCGCGGACGGCGTCACGCTCGCCCGGGTGCGCTGA
- a CDS encoding MFS transporter: protein MPRLTHDKITWLAYAQLGLWGFFLYGFGPVVPLLRDEQGTSAAVAGLHSTGIAVGALLGGVLFAPVARRLGRGPVIWLGLAGVAAGVTALGALHPLPATIASVAVIAAFGMMVISGVSVVLTARHGDAAPAALTEANAACAGMGILAPLVIGATVDAGLGWRPVMAVEVALIALVALAALTFRVRLPRTAPAAAAADERVTAAASAADVRPGDPAGDGPNPAAADRLPRAYWIAWVLMAVTGSIEVCLSLWTADVLRSHAGLSAGRAAAAVAAIVCGMFVGRVVGGRIALRWPPVPLLLAALGVSLAGFALFWAASVGWLAVAGLVVLGLGNALHYPLAISIALAVAGPAADKAAGWSSYSMGVGFGIAPVGLGWVADGVGPHLAFLLLPVFIAAAALLAVRLGRALRTADPTDDQAPIPIPA from the coding sequence GTGCCCCGCCTCACCCATGACAAGATCACCTGGCTGGCCTACGCCCAGCTGGGGCTGTGGGGCTTCTTCCTCTACGGGTTCGGCCCGGTCGTACCGCTGCTCCGCGACGAGCAGGGCACCAGCGCCGCCGTCGCCGGCCTGCACAGCACCGGCATCGCGGTAGGCGCGCTGCTCGGCGGGGTGCTCTTCGCGCCGGTCGCCCGCCGCCTCGGCCGCGGCCCGGTGATCTGGCTCGGCCTCGCCGGGGTGGCCGCCGGCGTCACCGCGCTCGGCGCCCTGCACCCGCTGCCGGCGACCATCGCCTCGGTGGCGGTGATCGCCGCCTTCGGCATGATGGTGATCAGCGGGGTCAGTGTCGTGCTCACCGCCCGCCACGGCGACGCCGCCCCCGCCGCCCTCACCGAGGCCAACGCCGCCTGCGCCGGCATGGGCATCCTCGCCCCGCTGGTCATCGGCGCCACCGTCGACGCCGGCCTCGGCTGGCGGCCGGTGATGGCCGTCGAGGTCGCGCTGATCGCGCTGGTCGCCCTCGCCGCCCTCACTTTCCGGGTACGCCTCCCGAGGACCGCCCCCGCTGCCGCGGCTGCCGACGAACGAGTGACCGCCGCGGCCTCCGCCGCCGACGTCCGTCCCGGCGACCCGGCCGGCGACGGGCCGAACCCGGCAGCGGCGGACCGGTTGCCCCGGGCGTACTGGATCGCCTGGGTGCTGATGGCGGTCACCGGCTCGATCGAGGTGTGCCTGTCCCTGTGGACCGCCGACGTGCTCCGCAGCCACGCCGGGCTGAGCGCCGGTCGCGCCGCGGCGGCGGTCGCCGCGATCGTCTGCGGGATGTTTGTCGGCCGGGTCGTCGGTGGCCGGATCGCCCTGCGCTGGCCGCCGGTGCCGCTGCTCTTGGCGGCGCTGGGCGTATCGCTGGCCGGCTTCGCCCTGTTCTGGGCCGCTTCGGTGGGCTGGCTCGCCGTGGCCGGCCTGGTCGTGCTCGGCCTGGGCAACGCCCTGCACTACCCGCTCGCGATCTCCATCGCGCTCGCCGTCGCCGGGCCGGCCGCCGACAAGGCGGCGGGCTGGTCGTCGTACTCGATGGGGGTGGGTTTCGGCATCGCCCCGGTCGGGCTGGGGTGGGTGGCCGACGGGGTCGGGCCGCACCTGGCCTTCCTGCTGCTGCCGGTCTTCATCGCGGCGGCCGCGCTGCTCGCCGTGCGGCTCGGCCGCGCCCTGCGCACCGCCGACCCCACCGACGACCAGGCCCCCATCCCGATCCCCGCCTGA